CAGACgcacagattttttcttctgtagTTCCACTTTTTCTTCCCAAATCCTTGCCAAAagcacacacttacaaacacttTAACAAGAACAGGTATTCACAACTGCTCATATTCTCTGGATTCTTTCTGTTTAATCCGTAACTGTTTCAACAACAGCTGCATATATCCAACAAAGTCTCATGACAGCTTGTAATCATTTGTAATAACtcataaaaaatggcaaaatcataagataTCATATGACTTGGCTCGTACGAATAAGTATGACTTTGATTCCTgtagaaacaaatcaataaacagaatttcaaattgatacaaCACAGGCATCACATTTTACACACTTGAAAGGAAACATCTGGGAACAAATTTGATGAATTATTCCACAATTAACTTAATGGttagatttaataataataaataattgatctattgtcacacattatacatacatttttgcagatatagagtgaaattatttttttcacacattCCAGCTAAGAGtgtagggtcagccatgatatggcaccccctggagcagatagggtcaagggccttgctcaagggcccaacagtggtgtcttggcggtgttggggcttgaacccccgaccttctggtcagcaacccagagccttaaccgctgagtcacacaaaaaaaacaattttcaacAAAAGTTGATTTAATAACTTGATTAATTGTGAATGGTGAATTCCTACACTAAATTACCTTAGCTTAAAGTTTTGCTAAGTCACTGATGATCACTAAAAATAACTGTAATACAGTTTAAAATAGTGTTAACATACTGGCAACGCTTAAGAAAATTTACTCGTGTACATTTTTCTGTCATTCAGAGATAGAAAAAAGTTTAGAATACACCATTTTTGTTGGATTTACATAAAATTTATATGTAACAATTTTGCATCACacattttttaagtaaattcagcttcatttaatggtAATTTTATCTCAGCATAACTAGAAAACCTTTGTTAGATATACACACGTATGagttcattcaactttatttacttaaaaaggaATGTTAAATTAATAAGATTTAAAAACTAAAAGCATGTTGTTTcaaattaacatgtataaatTAACAATCAGTTTCTACTTTATTGAATAggctcaaaataaaataatgactgaGGTCTGACATTAAACTTGATTCCCCCAAAGAAGTGCTTATAAAGCTGCACTTCAGCTATACAGATTCAAatgcacaaagaaaaaaacacattgattGAACAAGATCAAACTTAACCAACtgaacactaatcaccctaataGTGACTTTgcatgaaaaaactaaataaagtaAAACAACATCGATAATACTAAAATCTGTGCTAAaatctctatgaattcttaatagcAGCTTATTCTGTGCCCTAATAtgttccttttgaccaaacaaacatgcttaaattattcaagTGCAAGGGATTATGGATATTCCGCACAACCTTGGTTCTGTACTTGATTGTTTGAGTTAGTAgaacttaaaatcttaattttatggattttttcaGGCAAAAAGAAGTTCAAGTAAAAATTGTTTATGTAACTGTATGTATCACTCGAAGTTCACTTTATAGTTGACATTTGTTTTGTatgcattaatgttaattaagtaaacctaaaaatgtatgtttttgagtAGAAGCTATTTATTTTCATACGTTATGGTTGTTGAGCCAaagaatgtttttcttttcttttttttccagtgCAGTTGCAGTAGATGTTTGAACTTGTACCTGTAACTTATCTTTTCACTGTTTGTTTGGTGTGTTTGCCTTTACTAGGTGACCTACCTGGGCAAAGTGACTATTTCCGGCACTCAGTTCCTGTCTGGCTGCACAGAGTCATCAGTTGCGGGATTATGGGACTCAAAGCGGAATTCTCTCACCGACGATGACTCCATCGCCTCTTGCGATGCAATACTTGAGATCCGTCCTTTCCAGGTGCGACTGCATCACCTGGATGGGCGGGGCGAGGCCTCAATTGCCATGGACACCTTTCAGGTGGCTCGCATTGCATATTGCACTGCAGACCACAACATTAGCCCGAACGTGTTTGCGTGGATCTACCGGCAAATCAACGATGATCTGACGTTCCAGATGGACTGCCATGCTGTGGAGTGCGAGAGTAAATTGGAGGCGAAAAAACTGGCCCACTCCATGATGGAAGCTTTTAAGAAAACCTTCCACAGCATGCGCAGTGACGGACGTATCCACAAGAGTGGATCATCCGACGAGTTTCCCGAAGATTCTGGCACACCAGACGATGACTGAGGAGGGGGGAAGGTGCGGAGCTTCTGTAAAGTTAGGGGTGGGGTTGGGGGGGGTGAGGGAGTAGAAGTGTGAGATAGTACTGGTACTGGTGTATCGGTTTAACacgctttctctctctttcttgtctTTGTGCCATAATAGAACattcagaaaaacaaacaaaaatgacaaaaatgaaacaaaaccaCAAGAAAAAGGCAATGTAAATGGGACAGTTATGACCTGGAAAAGAAATGACTAAGAAGCAAAATTAACTAGTAAGCTAACATCTGCCTTTATTATTCAGACTGTGCCCATTTTACTAAATCATTTACTGAGAAATAAATCACTAAGGTACAAAACTTCAATATGTAACATTGAACTTTACGATGGTTACACTCCCTGTTACTGTATTTTAATATGATGTTTGGAAAAGTGGTAGGGAATTAATACACCTTTTACCTGTTATTCAACTTTTGTTCTACTTCACCTTTTTGATGGGTGATTCTTGAAATACCTTCTAAGGGGACATTTTTTAGATATCGGAGAGGTATATTCTTTCTGCTAAGTAGAGTTTAAGCGAGAGAGACTATATAATTTTGATATATATGGCAGGCAGCCAGCCTAGGGCATTCTTTTGCCTTTATTGTGCCAATCATCACCGATAGAGACCATGCAtcaatttgtatgtttttgttgttgttttaaggatACCAAAAGTCAGTATGTGATGTAGTATGCCTGCAGCTCATGAGCCTATTAATAACTATGGAACGGGTTTTCTACAACAAGCTAGACGTTGCAAGAGTGTACATGTCTGCTTGCCTGGTCAGTGAAGttaagtgtgtttatgtgtgcatgaGGAAGTGTGTATTTTGAACAAGCGAATAGTTTAGAAATACTTGTATGTGATGAATGAAAGTGAGATGTTCCAGTGATAAATCAGTACATTCACTCATGCAGGACTGTTgcattttaaagaccccatgaaatcaatttgccattttctttcctgtgttgacatattacttaataaaacaaaaagctgGGACAGGACATATCAAGAACTTGTCCcgtttttaaaatagattacagCATGTAGTTTATATCACAGTCTtgtctagggctgggtatcgttcaataAATGTCGATATCGAAACCGATACCAATGTCTTGACTTTGATTCCGGTtcctaaacaatacttttttcgataccaattttattaAATCAGTTTTATCAAGATTACAAACACTACCacaaaaaaactttggttttattttttgttgagccttctggtctcctcatgccatgGTCAGCAGGGGCAGATGCTATAACATTAATatgaagagggaaaaaaaacaagaaagctaaactgttaattcagccaaccttAAGGACAAGTATGGTTTAACAAGAGAACTAGTTTAATGTAAGTTAATCTTGATCAGTTGCTGTCatccttaaagcatttttagcatcgatttagctagctatctatagccatacatccaaacaatatctaaagttatgtaggtcccagtttataggactatgttaccgcgcacagaaacgttaatttaacaagtacacaagcatttACCACtgcaagttagccgattttgtttgttggtttgtttgctaaactttAATCTTATCTGTCGGAGTACCAGTCATAGCGCCGACAATTATTTTatcgcaaatattgcatcgctcactgttggcatcgagcctggtgaaatgtagccacacttttgatcttttccacatcttttacatctatgggtgtTGAGACGcgtacacactacagcctcacgtgtgagccacGTGTCTGGGCATTACCGGcttaaactagtgtttttccttgatgcctaaacacagccaatcaccggcacttttagatttgggcacatctagcatgctacatgcttatcactgacgttgacgagattaacgccttaggtatcaaaatttggtaccgaacgaagacattttttgatactcgatagtttagaggcaattcggtcagtgCCTAAAACGAACTTGATACTTAGCCCTAGTCATGTCTTAAATCATGTGTGCTaatgtgaatgagcttctctcatgcatgtgcaacagatgtcaagatttttgcTATTTTACTATTCACGATTTTTCTAGATTTTCCAAGCAATTATCCAAAgtcttttttattgaaaatgttgacATCCTTTGTATGTTCATGAACGCTAAAAGAGTTTGTTCATGTTCGTGAGTTCCCTTGAGAATTTGCATTGTTtagtgcaacaacaaaaaaacacaagttCGTGAAAATGTGCGACTGTGAATAAGCTACTCTCATACGTATATAAACATGCAAAAGACATCAAAATTTTAAAGGAAAATTACTTAACCCTTTTGATGCAGTCCGGTCATTTTGACCAGGACtacttttttcttaatttttattatttatttatgtttacttaatccaattggaataaTATTCCATGAATTTGTTCACATATGTTATCTGAAAACATACACACGCAAAGAAACCgaccattttctttaaaaatgtttggttttatttcacattgttacacttgtgttccttgtcaaaaatgaccagccattgGAAATAAATGGaatagactacaaaatacagaaatattaagtgttcaggagcatcccaatcctttacatgagcacacacaaagtcctcggacatgtgaacaaaaactctctctctcacacacacacacacacacacacacacacacaccctttttaGTGTCCTTATGTGCATCATCTTTCCATGtgcactctttgaggaatatttcaatgGGGATAATATGCTTTAAGTTACGATATGTagttgtctatgttatatgtatgaaTAATAAGGAAAAACGTGACAAAAGCCActcctgtttattttatttatgtgtgtcagtgggaatttcatacactaatactcaTTGCAGTTTGGCctaattgagacctttccaatgATATAGAACACatgactatctcatatttttatggttttaccaatTCTGAATATGAGttcaaataatagaacaaaacagTTATTATTTGCTTATCAGCTATaagcattgtaaagtccagattctaagctttaaaattatattattttgttcagatcaagcaagtggttattcatATATTATGCAAttatatacactaccattcaaaagtttagggtcacttacttattctttatttttgtttatttttttttttatttttttttcacattttagaataagagTAAAGTCCTCACAACTagggaataatagaaatggaaatatgggaattatgttgtgaattaaaaaaatacaaattaaatcaaaactgtgttatattttagcatcttcaacgTGGCCACACTACTACCAGCAgtaatgtactcttgacattttataaaccaacttcttgaggtatcacactgggatgctttttaaacagtattgaaggagttctcatctatatgtttggttttttttaagttttaggcacttgggaaaattttgcatagtgaggatgtcttcaaaaataatgctgtAAATAGTTTTAagttatcaattaacatcatacaaagtccagtaaactgccatcatacaaagtccagtaaaccaTGGTGTTACCgcctttgccttcaaaactgcACAatttctcctaggtacacctggacacattttttcttggttgttggcagataggatgttccaagcttcttggtgaatttgctacAGTTCTTCAGTCTATTTgtgctgtctcaattgcttctgtctcttcttgtaatcccagactgactcgatgttcagtggggaccACGTCGCaagactccctgttcttctatttgcaaaataaatgtttgggagtctaaaatgtatagttcacactaaaactgaaaatataaatatccaccttaagacaaatgtttttgtgaagcatcttatgtgcctaaaacttttgcacagtactgtatatatatagatagatatatattccGCTGAGAGTGCCCCCCTATGGTCCGGTGTAAGCTCAGTTCAATTAAGTTAAGTTAATAAACTTAATTAAGTTaataaaaagatctaatgcaatatgtgataatatatgcaatatgagagctTTATAAACAATCTAAGTGGGCTGGTCATTTTTGCccaggaacacaaaatatgttagcacaaaatgaacacaacacaaagGTGACTgaattttgacagaattttcatttgtgggtgcaCTATTTATTTAAATGCGGAAATCTGCTAAAACTTACACTAGCATATAAAGTAGACAGCCTCAAAGCCAACAGACATGGTCTAAAAACATCAcaactccaattttgatttcatggggactTTGAGACTATTGTTTtgattgtgctttttttcagtaaaagAAATCCCCTTTACCAGTCCTTTATTAGCATGTGTGGTGTCTTCCTAGAGATTCTGaaagaaatgtgtgtttgtgtggggagAGGGAGGTTCCAGGACCCTAAAAACATTGTTGTCCCATAGAGTGCCTGTATCTTGCCCTAATACTGAATGTATGGTGTCTCTTGTGCTGCAAGTGCTATAATTGTATACGTACTCAAAgccttgttttattattattttagtgtggttttttttaatatatatatatatacatttgtatttgcAGGTGATTTGGAAGCAGTGTTATATTTAGTCACTTTTTATACTAGATGCCAAGATGGGATGATGTGTGTGGTATTTTCTCAAAATACAAACcttcacacaccacacacacacacacacattctcatacACACAACTCCACTTTCCTGTGAAAAACCTTATATGGGAACGTTGGATTGTGGAGCGAATTGAATTAACACACGAGTAGGTGAATGAAGAGACTCTGACTCACATATATTTTGTATTCCGATTTTGAATTTGGTTATAAAATCAAATGTTAATTTTGATTCTGTTGGAGTGGATCTGAATTCAGGCTCAGGGGGAAAGGGAGAGAAAACTAAAGTGGTGCAGACCCTGAGCAGCGAtcatataaataaagaaaaaaaatatatataaaggatatatatacaatatattgaaACTCATTCAATAAgcttgtgtaaatacaaatgtatccATACTTTTATTCTTCTTTGAAATACTGCATTAAATGTTAGATATTTTGAATAAAGTGAGAAGCATGATTTAAGGAATCAGTATTATGGCCAACTGTGAATTTGAATTGAGAACTGGGAGTAGCCTGTAGTCCGAGTGAATTGTCAGGGGAGAATGAAGATGAGTGTCTCtttgttgttcttttttattgttattatttgtaaaatagATGAACATTCTCATTACATGTCTTAATGGCTCAGACtcactttaatgttttaaaatgttaccaTATGTGTTTTTTATGCTGTATTTGCAAAGATAAAAAGTCATATATAAACTATTTACCAAACTAAggtgttgtgttttatttatttatttagcctcttagacagacagatatatgtatgtatgtgtgggtgtatatatatatatatatatatatatatatacaggtgaaactcgaaaaattagaatatcgtgcaaaagttcattaatttcagtaattcaacttaaaaggttaaactaatatattatatagactcattacaagcaaagtaagatatttcaagcctttatttgatataattttgatgattatggcttacagcttatgaaaaccccaaattcagaatctcagaaaattagaatattgtgaaaaggttcagtattgtaggctcaaagtgtcacactctaatcagctaattaatccaaaacacctgcaaagggttcctgagcctttaaatggtctctcagtctggttcagttgaattcacaatcatggggaagactgctgaccaaCAGTACTGAcaacctgacagttgtgcagaaaaccatcattgacaccctccacaaggagggaaagcctcaaaaggtaattgcaaaagaagttggatgttctcaaagtgctgtatcaaagcacattaatagaaagttaagtggaagggaaaagtgtggaagaaaaaggtgcacaagcagcagggatgaccgtagcctggagaggattgtcaggaaaaggccattcaaatgtgtgggggag
The sequence above is a segment of the Xyrauchen texanus isolate HMW12.3.18 chromosome 29, RBS_HiC_50CHRs, whole genome shotgun sequence genome. Coding sequences within it:
- the LOC127622655 gene encoding PTB-containing, cubilin and LRP1-interacting protein-like, producing MWQPASERLQHLQTMLKTKLNVLTLRKDPLPTVIFHEPEAIELCSTTPHSKNRMHTGYKVTYLGKVTISGTQFLSGCTESSVAGLWDSKRNSLTDDDSIASCDAILEIRPFQVRLHHLDGRGEASIAMDTFQVARIAYCTADHNISPNVFAWIYRQINDDLTFQMDCHAVECESKLEAKKLAHSMMEAFKKTFHSMRSDGRIHKSGSSDEFPEDSGTPDDD